In Aeromicrobium wangtongii, the DNA window GACGCTCGTCGCCGACCTCGGCGATGCCCTCGGGCAGATCGGATGCGGTGACCCGCACGACATCGGACCACGGCGCGGTCGCGGCCTGCACCGCGACGGCGGCAGCGACCTGCTCGGCGACGCCCGGATCGCCCGTCACGGCCACGATGCCGCCGGCCGACTCCAGGTCGACCAGCACGTCGCGACCATCCGGGTCGATGCCCAGGGCGACCAGGGCCGGATACGGGACGGCGTCGCCGGAGCGCGGTCCCTCGACCGGTGCGACAGAACGCCAGCGATCTCCGTCGTCCAGTGCCTCCCAGCCCTCGACGGCCTCGGGGCGTGCGGGCGCCAGCAGCAGCTCGACGCTGACGTCGTCGACCAGGGCCGCGTACGCGGGCGGCGGGTTGACGCCGGCCTGGCGGCACCGTCCGGTCAGGTCACGCAGGACGTGGTCGAGACGGTCGACGCGCTCGGTGGACGCCGCGATCCGCAGATCGGCCTCGACGTCGCGTGCCTCGTCGCGCGCACGACGTCCGGCGGCGCGGCGGCGCTGCAGGGCCAGCGCTCCGATGACCCCGGCGGCCAGCAGGCCGATGCCGCCCATCCAGCCGGACTGGTCGCTCTGGCTCACTGCCGTGGCGCCGTCGGCGGCGGCCACGTCGCCGGAGGCGTCCGTGCTCGGCACCCCGGCCGGCGGCGCCGGCGGGGCCTCGACCGGTGCCGGGGGTGCGACCCGCTCCAGACCGACGGCGTCATCGGGCATCTGCAGCTCCCAGCCGGGCTGGATCAGCCGGGCGAGCTGGAGCTTGCCGCCATCGGCCTGGATGCGGTCCTTGTTGAGCTCGTAGATCTCGTGATAGCGACGGCCCTCGCCCAGGTGGCGCTCGGAGATGTCCCACAGGTTGTCGTGGTAGCCGTTCTTGGGCGCCTTGACGGTGTAGACCTTCTTGCCGACGTTGTCGGTCTGCTCGTCCGCGACGGCGGTGTCCCCCGCATCGTCGGCGACCGCGACGGGCGGCAGGTCGGCCATGACGATCGAGGAGACCGAGGTCGTCGTCGGAGCAGGAGCCTCCGTCACGGCCTGGGCCTGGCCCGCCATGATGCCGGTCAGCAGCAGCGCACCCACCAGGGCGCGGGCGAGCCGCTGCAGCGGTCCGGCCAGCGGCACGGACTTCGCCAGCCCGCCGCGCCGGGCGGCCAGCACCTCGGCCACGACGCAGACCAGGAACCACAGCCAGGTCAGCCACAGGACAGCGACCAGGACGGTCAGCAGGTCCTCGAAGCTGAGCTGCTGGGCGAAGTCGCGCGCCGACGGCAGCGAGGTCGGGATCGGTGGCGGCCCGGCCAGTGCGACCAGCAGGACCGGGAGGCCCACCAGCAGCAGCAGGAGTGCGACGGCGGAGCCGAAGATCTCCCCCAGATGACGATCATCGCCTGGCCGACCCGGCGACGCGGTGGCGAACCGGCTCGGATCGGTCGATCGGTCGATCGGTTCTGTCACGGTCGTGTCGTCAGTCATTGGATCCCCCTGCGTTTCATGGTGGGTGGTCGGGCGTCGGCGCGCAAGCGTCAGTCCGGCTCGGTGGCGGGCTCGGCGGTGGCGCGGCCGTTGACCACGAAGTTCTTGATGTTGACCAGCTTGAGCAGCGCGGTCTCAGTGGTGTCCTGGACCTCGACGATGACGGCGTTGCCGTCCGCGTCGACGGTGTACTGGCCGGCCACGTAGCCCCGGTCCTGCAGGTACCCGGCAGCACGCTGCCGGGCCAGGTCCCCGTCGATCTTCAGGGCACCGCCGCTGCGCAGCTCCGTGACGTCGATCGAGTCCGCCCCGACACGTGCGGCCTGCTCGGCGTCGTCGGCCACCCGCATCCTGGCGTTGATGGCCAGTCCGCCGTCCACGACGAGACCTGCGCACACCAGCAGGACCAACGACATGCCGATGACGAAGATCGACGCCGATCCCTTCTCGCTGC includes these proteins:
- a CDS encoding TadE/TadG family type IV pilus assembly protein — translated: MSTRSEKGSASIFVIGMSLVLLVCAGLVVDGGLAINARMRVADDAEQAARVGADSIDVTELRSGGALKIDGDLARQRAAGYLQDRGYVAGQYTVDADGNAVIVEVQDTTETALLKLVNIKNFVVNGRATAEPATEPD